The genomic window ACCATGTGATCCTGGCCAACAATGCGGCGCTGGCAGGCCATGTGCACGTGGGCGATCACGCCATTCTGGGCGGTTTTACCGCCGTGCATCAGTTCTGCCATATAGGCGCCCATGTGATGTGCGGTGCCGGCAGTGTGGTGCTCAAGGATATTCCGGCCTATGTCATGGCCACCGGCAATACAGCGACGCCGCACGGCATTAATACCGAAGGCCTGCGCCGCCGGGGTTATTCGCCCGAGGCGCTGCGCACCCTGCGTCAGGCTTACAAGGTGATCTATCGCCAGCGTCTGACGCTGGAACAGGCGCTGGAACAGCTGGAGCAGATGCGTAGCAACTGCCCGGAACTGCAATTGTTGATTGATTCGCTGCAGGCTTCGACCCGCGGCATCATCCGGTAGCGGCCGGTGTCGCAGTCACTGCGTATCGGCATTGTTGCCGGAGAGGCTTCGGGGGACATCCTGGGAGCCGGTCTGATTGAAGCGTTGCGCCGGCGCTTCCCCGATCTTGAAGTCGAAGGTATCGGCGGTGATCTGATGATTGCCGCGGGCTGCCGCTCGCTCTATCCACTGGAGCGTCTGTCGGTGATGGGGCTGGTCGAGGTGCTCGGCCGGCTGCCTGAACTGATGGGTATTCGCCGTAACTTGCGCCAGCACTTCACCGCCACGCGCCCGCATCTGTTTATCGGTATAGACGCGCCGGACTTTACCCTTAACCTGGAAGGTGCGCTGCGTCGCGCAGGCATCCCCACGGTGCATTATGTCAGCCCATCGGTCTGGGCCTGGCGGCGCAAACGTGTGTTCAAGATTCTGCAGACCACCAATCTGATGCTGACGCTGTTTCCGTTTGAGGCGCGCTTTTATCAGGAGAATGGTCAGCGTGTCTGTTTTGTCGGTCACCCCCTGGCCAGCCAGATTCCGCTGCAGCCCGATACCGCCGAGGCGCGTGGGCAGCTCGGCCTGGCGGTGGAGGATGAGGTCGTGGCATTGCTGCCCGGCAGCCGTGGCGGCGAGCTGAAGTATCTGGCGCGGCCCTTCCTGGAAACGGCCCGCTGGCTCAAGCAG from Marinobacterium aestuarii includes these protein-coding regions:
- the lpxA gene encoding acyl-ACP--UDP-N-acetylglucosamine O-acyltransferase, which translates into the protein MIDSHAIVDASAKIASDVEVGPWSIIGPDVEIGEGTVIGPHVVVRGPSRIGRHNRIFQFASIGEECQDKKYAGEPTRLEVGDHNIFREGVTVHRGTVQDQSLTRIGSHNLFMANTHVAHDCMVGDHVILANNAALAGHVHVGDHAILGGFTAVHQFCHIGAHVMCGAGSVVLKDIPAYVMATGNTATPHGINTEGLRRRGYSPEALRTLRQAYKVIYRQRLTLEQALEQLEQMRSNCPELQLLIDSLQASTRGIIR
- the lpxB gene encoding lipid-A-disaccharide synthase, coding for MSQSLRIGIVAGEASGDILGAGLIEALRRRFPDLEVEGIGGDLMIAAGCRSLYPLERLSVMGLVEVLGRLPELMGIRRNLRQHFTATRPHLFIGIDAPDFTLNLEGALRRAGIPTVHYVSPSVWAWRRKRVFKILQTTNLMLTLFPFEARFYQENGQRVCFVGHPLASQIPLQPDTAEARGQLGLAVEDEVVALLPGSRGGELKYLARPFLETARWLKQRRPQLRFVLPAANETRLQTLRELIDTEFADLQVELYLKQSRSLMQAADVILIASGTATLEAMLLKKPMVVAYRMAGLTHRILSRLIKSRFISLPNLLADAPLVPEVLQDEVRPEVLGPLLLQQLEDPAHAAMLRERFAEIHAQLNCDADERAAEAIVQLLADRSL